Sequence from the Streptomyces sp. NBC_00358 genome:
GGACGCGAGCTGGACGCCGAGCTGAAGCGCCTGGAGACCGAGCCCGACCGGAACACGCTCGCCACGCGGCTGCCCGGCCTGCGCGAGCGCACCCAGCGGATCACGGGGTCGGCGGACTCGCTGCGCTGGGCCGCCCGCGACCGGGCCCTCCGCTTCGCGGGCGACGACCTGGACACCCTGAGCGCCCAGATCGACGTGGAGGCCGGCGCGCTGCGTCACTGGACCAAGGAGCCGGGTCCCGCCGAGTCCTGGCCCGACGCCACCCCGGCGGACGCGGGCACCCCCGGCGGGCAGGCCAGGGCCCAGGCCCCGGACTCCGGCACGAAGGACCGGCCGAAGCGTTCCGCCATCACACCGCCCGGCCAACGGCCCACCTACCCTTGGCAGAAGAAGCCCCGCCCGGAGAGCACGACATGATCAGGCCGCCCCGACCGCGGGTGGAAGGGGCCGGGCTGCCGCCCACCCGCCCCGCCAGGTAATCTCCAGCTCATGTCCCGCCATGTCGCGATCGTCACCGATTCAACGGCCTACCTGCCGCCGCGGACGATGGAGCGCCATGGCATCACGGCGGTTCCCCTCACCGTGGTCCTCGGAGACCAGGCGCTCGAAGAGGGCACCGAGATCTCGGCCCGGTCGCTGGCGCAGGCCCTGCAGAAGCGGCGCCCCGTCACGACCTCCCGGCCCAGCCCCGAGACGTTCGCCGCGGCCTACCGCAAGGTCGCCGAGTCCGGGGCCACCGGCATCGTCTCCCTGCACCTTTCCTCGGAGTTCTCGGGCACCTACGACGCGGCGGTGCTCGCGGCGCGCGACGCCCCGGTCCCGGTCCGGGTCGTCGACACCGGGATGGTCGCGATGGCCCTCGGGTTCTGCGCGCTGGCCGCCGCCGAGTCCGCCGAGCTGGGCGGCACCATCGACGAGGCGGTCACGGCCGCGGAGAAGCGGGCCGCAGGCACGGCCGCGTACTTCTACGTCGACACCCTCGACTACCTCCGCCGTGGCGGCAGGATCGGGACCGCGCAGGCTCTGCTGGGTTCCGCGCTCGCGGTGAAGCCGCTGCTCCAGCTCAACGACGGCCGTATCGAACTTCTCGAAAAGGTCCGGACGGCGTCCAAGGCGATCGCCCGCCTGGAGGAGATCGTCGCCGACCGCGCCGGCAGTTCGCAGGTGGACATCGCCGTTCACCATCTGGCGGCTCCCGAGCGGGCGTCGGCCCTCGCGGACCGCTTGCGGGCGCGGGTTCCGGGGCTTGCCGAGCTGCATGTGAGCGAGGTGGGCGCGGTGATCGGAGCCCACACCGGACCCGGGCTGCTCGGGGCGGTCGTGTCGCCCCGGTGACCCGGCCGCCGACGCCTGTGCGGTGCGTGTCGCGGTTCGTGTCCGCCGCCCGTACGGGTGATGGAGTTGTCCACAACTGGGCTGCTTTCCACCGGAATTGAGCAAGATCATCGCGGGAGTGCCGGGATGCCGGATCCTCGCCGCATGGCACTTCGATCGAGCTCACGCACCGCCACCCCGACCAGCGGCCCGGGCCGTGGCCACCTATCCGACAGCCGCAGCCGCAGCCGCAGCCGCCATCGCCGTCGCGATCAGAGCGGGCGGGTCCAGCGCCACGACGCATCGGCCGCGGCTCTCCGTCTGCGCGCCGAGGCACTCTTCACCGAACGAGCCCAGGGGCGAAGGGAGTCGGGGAACGCGCCGCCGGGGACGGACCACGACGTCGGAGACGCCCTCAGGGCGAACACGGCGGTGGGCACAGCGGTTCCACGGGTTCCTGACCTCGGTCGGAACCCGTGGAACCCCGGCGCCGCGGCCGACAGCCGCAGCGCCACAACGGATACCGGCGGGATCCCGCGGATTGACCGCCCGCCGGTCGACCGCGGACCGGTCGACCGCGGACCGGTCGACCACGGATCGGTCGGCCGGGGGCTGGCTGACCACGGGCCGATCGGCCGACCGCCGGCCGACGGGACGGTCACCGCGCGGGCGCTGGTCGCGAATGCGCCAGCCGCAGCCGTGTCGGGCGTGACTGCGCAGGCTGCGAAGGCGGCAGCCGTGACCGTTCCCACAGCGGAGGGGCCGGTCGTGGAGGCCGACGGGTGGCGGGACCGGGCCGGGCTCGCCGTGCGGGAGCGGCTGCCCTTGTGGT
This genomic interval carries:
- a CDS encoding DegV family protein; the protein is MSRHVAIVTDSTAYLPPRTMERHGITAVPLTVVLGDQALEEGTEISARSLAQALQKRRPVTTSRPSPETFAAAYRKVAESGATGIVSLHLSSEFSGTYDAAVLAARDAPVPVRVVDTGMVAMALGFCALAAAESAELGGTIDEAVTAAEKRAAGTAAYFYVDTLDYLRRGGRIGTAQALLGSALAVKPLLQLNDGRIELLEKVRTASKAIARLEEIVADRAGSSQVDIAVHHLAAPERASALADRLRARVPGLAELHVSEVGAVIGAHTGPGLLGAVVSPR